The Halalkalicoccus subterraneus genome contains the following window.
CGTCCCGTCCGCGGGCGGTTCCTCGGTCGATCCCTCGAAGCCCCACAGGCCGACCCCCTCGTTTCGGGCCTCGGCCTCGGCGTCCTCGAACGCGGGACGCTCGGAGAACTGCGAGTCGTACATTCGGGCCAGTCCCTCGTCGATCAACGCGCGGTTGAACGACTCTCCCTCGTCGGTGTGGACGTAGACGAGGAGCCGACCGTAGGAGCCACGCCGGTCGGCTTCCGGATCGACCGCGATGCGGACCTCCTCGCCGTCGAGCTCATCGGTTGCGTACGCCGTCGCGCGGTCGCCCCAGTCTGCGAGCCAGTCCGCACCGTCCGTGTTGTCGGGGATCCCCTCGAACTCGGCGGGGTCGTTCTGGCCGTACGTCTCGGGGGTATCGACCCCGAGCAGTCTGATGGTGTCGACCTCGCCGTTCGGGAAGCGGACCTCCATCGTGTCGCCGTCGATCACCCGCTCGACCGTGACGGTCCACTCCGTTCCGTCGGCCGGGCCGCGCGCGGACGCCGAGTCGTCGGTTTCGTCGCCGCCGTTGGAACCGTCCTCGGACTCGCGCTCCGAGGTGGAATCAGGGCTTTCCTCCTCCGAGTCATCGTCCGCCGAACTATCGGCGTCGGTGCCACCGCTGTCGCCGTCGGCGTTATCCGACCCGTCGGACGCTTCCTCGGTATCCGAGTCATCGCCCTCGTTCGAGTCCGAACCGCCATCGCCGTCACCGCTGTCGTCGTCCTCCGCATCGGCTCCTTCGAGGTCGTCGCTGTCGTTCGATTCGATCGGCTGCTCACCGTCGCCGCCGTCGTCGGTTCCCATGCCGGTACAGCCGGCCAGCACGACGAGGAGACAGAGCACGACGGCGATGAGCAGTCGTCGAGAACGTCGGGTCATACTCGTTCCTCGTCGATCCGTTATGTGAGTGTTTGGACTGATACGATTCGGCTAGAGGACGGATCGCCGCGAGGCAGCGGGGTGTGCGAACGGCGAACGAACGAGAGTCGGGCTTCGGCGACGACCGGCTACGTTTAACCCCGCGGGTCGAGAAGGACGAGTGAATGCTCTCGGGAGTGAACGTCGCGTTGGGTGTCACGGGATCGATCGCCGCGGTCAAGGTCGTGGAGATCGCCCACGAACTCCGCCGGCGCGGCGCGAACGTCAGGGCCGTGATGAGCGAGGGCTCTCGCGGGATCGTCCATCCGTGGAGCGTCGAGTTCGCCACCGAAAACGACGTGATCACCGAACTGACGGGGAGAGTCGAACACGTCGACCTCTGCGGGCGGGACGGCTGGGCCGACGTGTTGTTGATCGCGCCGGCCACCGCGAACACAGTGGGAAAGATCGCGAGCGCGATCGACGACACGCCCGTCACGACGTGTGCGACGACCGCCCTCGGAGCCGGGGTACCGGTCGTGATCGCCCCCGCGATGCACGAGCCGATGTACGACCATCCGGGCGTGCTCGACGCCATCGAGCGCGTCGAGGAATGGGGCGTTTCGTTCGTCTCACCGCGGATCGAGGAGGGGAAAGCGAAGATCGCGAGCGAGGACGCGATCGCGCTCACCACCGCGCGGATCGCCACGCCATCACCGCTTTCCGGCGAGCGGGTCGTCGTGACCGCCGGCGCGACCGCCGAGTCGGTCGACCCCGTGCGCGTGTTGACGAACCGGTCGTCGGGCAAAACGGGGAGGGAAGTCGCGCGCGCCTGTTACGTCGCCGGGGCGAACGTAACGCTCATCCACGCGCTGATCGGGCCCCACCCACTCGACGAAGGGTCCGACGAGGACCCCGCCGCCTACGCGGAGGTCGTACGCGTCGAGGAGGGCGTCTCGCTCTCGGAGGCCGCGCTCGCGGCCGCGACCGGGGCCGACGCGTACGTCTCGGTCGCGGCGATCAGCGACTACACCGTCGAGACTGAGGACCAGAAGATCCGCTCGGGCCAAGACCTCTCGCTCGACTTGCTTCCCAGTCCAAAGGTCGTCGACGCGGTGCGCGAGGAGTACCCCGAGCTGCCGATCATTGGGTTCAAAACCGAGACGAGCGGGGACGACGAGGCGATGGTCGAGGCCGCCCGAGCGATCAAGGATCGCGTCGACATGAGCTTCGTCGTCGCGAACGACGCGGGCGTGATGGGTGCAGCGGAGACGCGTACCCTGTTCGTCGACGGCGGGGTCACCGAGCACCGGGGAACGAAAGCCGAGATCGGCGCGGCGGTAGCGAGGCGGCTCGCACGGACCCTCGGCGAAGCCTCCGACCGGGGCGAGGGATAACGAAATCGTTTTCCTACGTGTGACGTTTGATTCGAGTAGTATGGGGCCCCAGCCATGAGTAGCACAGACGTACCACTACGGGGGGTCGTTCGTGGTGCCTGAGCGGCTGCTCGTGCCGGTCGAGCAGTCGGTGACGTTCCGCCGGACCGTCGGCTACGCCGTCGAATCGGCGCTCGAATCCGAAGGGGCCGTCGAACTGCACTTCGTCGCGGCGGTAAGCACCGACGAGGAGACGCCGACCGGGCGACGGACGATCGAGGACGCGGAGGAACTGCTCGATCGGGTCAGGACGTGGGTCGACGAGGACGGCGACGGATCGGTCGCCGTCGAAACGGCCGTCATCGGGACCGATCGCTACCTGTTCAGTCCGACCGACTACGCCGACGCGTTCGCCGACTACGCGGAGCAAAACGGGATCGATCGACTCCTCATCGATCCGGAGTACCATCCCGGCGCGACCGCGCCGATGCTGCGACCGCTCGAACACCGCCTCGAAGCGTACGGTCTCGACTACGAGGAGGCACCGGTCGAGCGTCAAACCCGCCGGAGCCGACTGGTCACCGCCGGGGGCGCGAGCCGGTTCGTGACGCTGTTTCTGGTCTCCTTTGGGTTCTACCTCGTGTTGGGCGATCCGACCTACCCGTTCGACCTCGCGACGGGCGCGGTCTCCGGGCTGATCGTCGCGCTCACACTCGATCACGTGACGTTTACGCGGCCCCCGCGGGCGGTTCGCTCGTCGATGCGGGTCGTCCGGTTTTTCCTGTACGTGCCGTATCTCCTCTTCGAGATCGTCAAGTCGAACCTCCAGGTCGCGGCGGTCATCCTGCGGCCCTCGCTCCCAATCGAGCCGCGCATGACTCGGGTTCGGGTGACGACCCCGAGCGGCCTGCCGCTGACGTCGCTTGCGAACAGCATCACGCTCACGCCGGGCACCCTGACCGTTCGGGCGGACGATCAGGACCTGATCGTTCACGCGCTGATCCCCGCGACCCGCGAGGGGCTCTTCGACGGCGGGTTGGAGCGGGCGGTCCGCTTCGTCTTCTACGGGCGAAGTGCCATGAGTATCGCCTCGCCCGAGGAGCGCGGCGATACGGAGATCCTCGGTGGTGAGGAGTCGTGAGTCTCGTCAACGACGTCTTCATCGGTGCGGCGGCGGTCTTCGTCGTCCTCGCGATCGCGATGCTCTATCGCGTGATCAAGGGACCGACGATGCAGGACCGCGTGCTCGCGGTCAACGTGCTCGGGACCAACACCGTGGTGATCCTCGCGCTGCTCGCCGCGGGCCTCGAGGAGCCGTGGTTCCTCGACATCGCGCTGATCTATGCACTGTTGAACTTCCTGATGACCATCGCCATCTCGAAGTTCACCGTCGAGCGGGGTGGGATTATATGATCGAACGCCTCCGCGTGGGGTCGATCGTCGTCCTCGTCGCCGGCGGGGTCTTCTTCACGTTCGTCTCGACGACGGGCGTGCTCCGCCTGCCCGACGTCTATACGCGGGCCCACACCGCCTCGCAGGCCGACACCCTCGGGGCTGGCTTCGCGCTCGCGGCGGTCGCGCTCGCGCTCGGCTGGCAGCCCGCGACCCTGATCACCGTCCTCCTGATGTTCTTCATCTTCATCACCAATCCGACGGCCGCCCACGCCATCGCCCGGGCGGCCTACGAGTCGGGGATCGAGCCCTGGCGGGAGGACGAGCCATGACGCCCCTCGAAGCCGCGCTCGTCGTCTTCGTGCTCGCGACGGCGGTCGCCACGGCGCTGTTCCGGGACGTGCTCTCGGCGATCATCGTCTTCGCCGCCTACAGCCTGGGAATGGCGATCCTCTATACCGTCCTGTTCGCCCCGGACGTGGCGATGACCGAGGCCGCCATCAGCGCCGGCGTCACTACGATCCTGCTGTTGTTGACGATCGCGAAGACGGTCCGGCCGCCGACCGACGAGCTCTTCGAGTCGGTGAACGTCCCCGCGCTGATCGCGGTCGGCGCGTTCGCGCTCGTGATGGGGGCGGCGGTCCTACCGGCGATCCCCGCTGTGGGCGATCCCAGTGCCATCGCGTGGGCCAACCCGGACGTCTCACAGTACTACCTCCAGAACACCTACGCCGAGACGGGCGTACAGAACACCGTGGCGGCGGTGCTCGCCGCGTACCGTGGGTTCGACACGTTCGGCGAGGCGGTCGTCGTCTTCGGGGCGGCGGTCGCCGTGTTGCTCGTGCTCCACCGTGAGGTGTTCGCATGAGCGGCTCGATCGACGACTCCTACGTCGAGAGTCAGGTCATCATGACGACGGTGAAGATCGTCACGCCGTTCGTGTTGACCTACGGGCTGTTCGTCACCTTCCACGGTGCGGACGCCCCCGGCGGGGGTTTTCAGGGCGGGGCGATCATCGGGGTCGTGATCCTGATGCTCGCCTTTGCCTTCGGGATCGAGCCGACCCGCGAGTGGCTCGACAACCGCGTGGTCACGGGACTGATCGCCGGCGGCGTCCTCGCGTTCGGCACGATCGGGGTCGTGCCGATGCTTCTCGGGGGCGCGTTCCTCCAGTACGAGCTGCTGCCGATCCCCCATCCCACCCGCTACGGGATCGAGGGAATCGAGATCCTCGGCGTCGCGGCGATCGTTTCTGGCACCGTGATCAGCCTCTTTTTCGTGACGGCGGCGGGCTTTGCCACCGAGGCGATCGCCGGGTCCGAGAGCACCGACGCCCC
Protein-coding sequences here:
- a CDS encoding thermonuclease family protein; the encoded protein is MTRRSRRLLIAVVLCLLVVLAGCTGMGTDDGGDGEQPIESNDSDDLEGADAEDDDSGDGDGGSDSNEGDDSDTEEASDGSDNADGDSGGTDADSSADDDSEEESPDSTSERESEDGSNGGDETDDSASARGPADGTEWTVTVERVIDGDTMEVRFPNGEVDTIRLLGVDTPETYGQNDPAEFEGIPDNTDGADWLADWGDRATAYATDELDGEEVRIAVDPEADRRGSYGRLLVYVHTDEGESFNRALIDEGLARMYDSQFSERPAFEDAEAEARNEGVGLWGFEGSTEEPPADGTDEDEGGSDNSADYDCSDFETQAEAQAVLDEDPSDPHGLDADGDGTACETLPGGSGDSEGDDGESDGDGTDTDDGDSGGDIDYNCSDFETQAEAQAVLDEDSSDPHGLDRDGDGVACESLP
- the coaBC gene encoding bifunctional phosphopantothenoylcysteine decarboxylase/phosphopantothenate--cysteine ligase CoaBC; protein product: MLSGVNVALGVTGSIAAVKVVEIAHELRRRGANVRAVMSEGSRGIVHPWSVEFATENDVITELTGRVEHVDLCGRDGWADVLLIAPATANTVGKIASAIDDTPVTTCATTALGAGVPVVIAPAMHEPMYDHPGVLDAIERVEEWGVSFVSPRIEEGKAKIASEDAIALTTARIATPSPLSGERVVVTAGATAESVDPVRVLTNRSSGKTGREVARACYVAGANVTLIHALIGPHPLDEGSDEDPAAYAEVVRVEEGVSLSEAALAAATGADAYVSVAAISDYTVETEDQKIRSGQDLSLDLLPSPKVVDAVREEYPELPIIGFKTETSGDDEAMVEAARAIKDRVDMSFVVANDAGVMGAAETRTLFVDGGVTEHRGTKAEIGAAVARRLARTLGEASDRGEG
- a CDS encoding monovalent cation/H+ antiporter subunit E yields the protein MVPERLLVPVEQSVTFRRTVGYAVESALESEGAVELHFVAAVSTDEETPTGRRTIEDAEELLDRVRTWVDEDGDGSVAVETAVIGTDRYLFSPTDYADAFADYAEQNGIDRLLIDPEYHPGATAPMLRPLEHRLEAYGLDYEEAPVERQTRRSRLVTAGGASRFVTLFLVSFGFYLVLGDPTYPFDLATGAVSGLIVALTLDHVTFTRPPRAVRSSMRVVRFFLYVPYLLFEIVKSNLQVAAVILRPSLPIEPRMTRVRVTTPSGLPLTSLANSITLTPGTLTVRADDQDLIVHALIPATREGLFDGGLERAVRFVFYGRSAMSIASPEERGDTEILGGEES
- a CDS encoding cation:proton antiporter; amino-acid sequence: MSLVNDVFIGAAAVFVVLAIAMLYRVIKGPTMQDRVLAVNVLGTNTVVILALLAAGLEEPWFLDIALIYALLNFLMTIAISKFTVERGGII
- the mnhG gene encoding monovalent cation/H(+) antiporter subunit G codes for the protein MIERLRVGSIVVLVAGGVFFTFVSTTGVLRLPDVYTRAHTASQADTLGAGFALAAVALALGWQPATLITVLLMFFIFITNPTAAHAIARAAYESGIEPWREDEP
- a CDS encoding DUF4040 domain-containing protein produces the protein MTPLEAALVVFVLATAVATALFRDVLSAIIVFAAYSLGMAILYTVLFAPDVAMTEAAISAGVTTILLLLTIAKTVRPPTDELFESVNVPALIAVGAFALVMGAAVLPAIPAVGDPSAIAWANPDVSQYYLQNTYAETGVQNTVAAVLAAYRGFDTFGEAVVVFGAAVAVLLVLHREVFA
- a CDS encoding MnhB domain-containing protein, whose amino-acid sequence is MSGSIDDSYVESQVIMTTVKIVTPFVLTYGLFVTFHGADAPGGGFQGGAIIGVVILMLAFAFGIEPTREWLDNRVVTGLIAGGVLAFGTIGVVPMLLGGAFLQYELLPIPHPTRYGIEGIEILGVAAIVSGTVISLFFVTAAGFATEAIAGSESTDAPRDDQPRVRGDTQTGGEE